Proteins encoded by one window of Pseudomonas sp. LS44:
- a CDS encoding LysE family translocator, translated as MSLETWLLFCSAALIVILIPGPLSLLMISNTLNYGLRRSLPSFLGGVSASLCLLSASALGLGALLLASEQLFGVLKLIGALYLFYLAWQSWMESRRAAQPVEADEQPVNPSFRNMFWKAFGLGASNPKDILFFAAFLPQFLSAERPLLGQLLVLIVSWVVLDLLCKLFYGLSAQGAARFLRTGKGQVWFNRISAGLFGGAGAVSLLSR; from the coding sequence ATGAGTCTGGAAACCTGGCTGCTGTTCTGCAGTGCGGCGTTGATCGTGATCCTGATTCCCGGACCACTGTCGCTGCTGATGATCAGCAATACCCTCAATTACGGCCTGCGCCGCTCGCTGCCGAGCTTTCTCGGTGGGGTCTCCGCCTCGCTGTGCCTGCTCAGCGCTTCCGCGTTGGGGTTGGGCGCCTTGTTGCTGGCGTCGGAACAGCTCTTCGGCGTACTGAAACTCATCGGCGCCCTGTACCTGTTCTACCTCGCCTGGCAAAGCTGGATGGAGTCGCGGCGCGCGGCGCAACCGGTTGAAGCGGACGAACAACCGGTCAACCCAAGCTTTCGCAATATGTTCTGGAAGGCCTTCGGCCTGGGCGCCAGCAACCCCAAGGACATCCTGTTCTTCGCCGCCTTCTTGCCGCAGTTCCTCAGCGCCGAGCGCCCCCTGCTCGGCCAACTGTTGGTGCTGATCGTCAGCTGGGTGGTGCTCGATCTGCTCTGCAAGCTGTTCTACGGCCTCAGCGCCCAAGGCGCCGCGCGCTTCTTGCGCACCGGCAAGGGCCAGGTGTGGTTCAACCGCATCAGCGCCGGGTTATTCGGTGGCGCGGGCGCCGTTTCGTTATTGAGCCGCTGA
- a CDS encoding NCS2 family permease: protein MESTKQEQQSIHLARPAGTGLLERLFKLSLHGTTVKTELAAGLTTFITMAYIIFVNPNIMADAGIDHGAAFVATCLAAALGCFLMGLYANWPVGLAPGMGLNAFFTYTVVKTMNYSWEIALGAVFISGVMFMVLTFSRIREWLLNSIPSSLRFAMGAGVGLFLGLIGLKTAGIVVAHPATLLHIGDLTSPGPLLAAICFLMIAVLEYRRIFGGILISILTVTLIGVGLGLVKFGGVFSMPPSLAPTFMAMDITGAFNVTMISVILAFLFVHMFDTAGTLMGVAQRAHLVKEDGRIENLSKAMKADSASSVLGGVLGVPPVTSYVESAAGVAAGGRTGLTAVTVGVLFVLAMFFAPLAGMIPAYATAGALIYVAMLMMGGMAHIDWDEHTETIPAIVTVIMMPLTFSVADGIAMGFITYVVMKLFTGKHKDISTSLYALCAIFIAKFIFL, encoded by the coding sequence GTGGAAAGCACCAAACAAGAACAACAAAGTATCCATCTCGCGCGCCCAGCCGGAACCGGTCTGCTGGAACGTCTGTTCAAACTGAGCCTGCATGGCACCACTGTCAAAACCGAGCTGGCCGCCGGTCTGACAACCTTTATCACCATGGCCTACATCATCTTCGTCAACCCGAACATCATGGCGGACGCTGGTATCGACCACGGCGCGGCGTTCGTCGCCACCTGCCTGGCCGCTGCGCTGGGCTGCTTCCTGATGGGCCTGTACGCCAACTGGCCGGTAGGCCTGGCGCCGGGCATGGGCCTCAACGCGTTCTTCACCTACACCGTGGTCAAGACCATGAACTACAGCTGGGAAATCGCCCTCGGCGCGGTGTTCATCTCCGGCGTGATGTTCATGGTGCTGACCTTCTCGCGGATCCGTGAGTGGCTACTCAACAGCATTCCTAGCAGCCTGCGCTTCGCCATGGGCGCGGGGGTCGGATTGTTCCTCGGGCTGATCGGCCTGAAGACCGCCGGCATCGTGGTCGCGCACCCGGCGACTTTGCTGCATATCGGCGACCTGACCTCCCCCGGCCCGCTGCTGGCGGCGATCTGCTTCCTGATGATCGCCGTGCTCGAATACCGCCGCATATTCGGCGGCATCCTGATCAGCATCCTCACCGTCACCCTGATCGGCGTCGGCCTTGGCCTGGTCAAGTTCGGCGGCGTGTTCTCCATGCCGCCGAGCCTGGCGCCGACCTTTATGGCGATGGACATCACCGGCGCGTTCAACGTGACCATGATCAGCGTGATCCTGGCCTTCCTCTTCGTGCACATGTTCGACACCGCCGGCACCCTGATGGGCGTGGCCCAGCGCGCACATTTGGTGAAGGAAGACGGACGCATCGAAAACCTGTCGAAAGCCATGAAAGCCGACAGCGCCTCCAGCGTGCTCGGCGGTGTGCTCGGCGTACCACCGGTGACCAGCTATGTAGAAAGTGCCGCGGGCGTCGCTGCCGGTGGGCGCACCGGCCTGACTGCCGTCACCGTTGGCGTGCTGTTTGTGTTGGCGATGTTCTTCGCCCCGCTGGCCGGGATGATTCCCGCCTACGCCACCGCCGGCGCGCTGATTTACGTGGCGATGCTGATGATGGGCGGTATGGCGCATATCGACTGGGATGAGCACACCGAAACCATTCCGGCGATCGTCACCGTGATCATGATGCCGCTGACCTTCTCGGTCGCCGACGGTATCGCGATGGGCTTTATCACCTATGTGGTAATGAAGCTGTTTACCGGCAAGCACAAGGACATCTCCACCAGCCTGTATGCACTGTGCGCGATCTTCATCGCCAAGTTCATTTTTCTGTAA